A genomic region of Bernardetia sp. ABR2-2B contains the following coding sequences:
- a CDS encoding aspartate aminotransferase family protein: MLSSRQLFLNHVAQTSPFPLALEVHNAKGIYMFGSKNRKWIDIISGIGVSNVGHRHPKVIKAIQRQLRKYMHLMVYGEFIQTPQVQLATALSETFKTTLGQDFLDKNLYNDEENNNTEVAQNATYFVNSGSEAVEGAIKLAKRFTGRTQLIGCHNAYHGSTHAALSLGTSEQWKEPFLPLLPNIDHICFDSLPCLSKITEKTAAVIIETVQGEAGVRIPKKSFLQALRKKCSETGTVLICDEIQCGFGRTGKLWAFEHFDITPDIVVAAKGMGGGMPIGAFMASKQMMACLSDNPILGHISTFGGHPVSCVASLATLKVIQEEKLLENVEEKHELFRQLLNPETTKAIKEFRGIGLMLAVKFESFEFLQKVIAHCLDLGLLSDWFLYCDNSMRIAPPLIITKKEIKKACKIILEAIRLAEEDEI, translated from the coding sequence ATGCTTTCATCTCGCCAACTTTTCCTAAATCATGTCGCTCAAACATCTCCTTTTCCTCTTGCTTTAGAAGTTCATAATGCAAAAGGAATTTATATGTTTGGTAGTAAAAATAGAAAGTGGATTGATATTATTTCAGGAATTGGAGTGAGTAATGTAGGACATCGCCACCCAAAAGTAATAAAGGCTATTCAGAGGCAGCTTCGAAAATATATGCACTTGATGGTCTATGGAGAGTTTATACAAACACCACAAGTTCAACTCGCTACGGCACTTTCAGAAACTTTCAAGACTACTTTAGGACAAGATTTTTTAGATAAGAATCTATATAATGATGAGGAAAATAATAATACAGAAGTGGCTCAAAATGCTACCTATTTTGTAAACTCTGGGAGTGAAGCTGTTGAGGGAGCAATAAAATTAGCCAAACGATTTACAGGAAGAACACAATTAATAGGTTGCCATAATGCTTATCATGGTTCTACACACGCAGCACTTTCATTAGGGACAAGTGAGCAATGGAAAGAACCTTTTTTACCATTGCTTCCTAATATTGACCATATTTGTTTTGATAGTTTGCCTTGTCTTTCTAAAATAACAGAAAAAACAGCAGCTGTAATTATTGAAACCGTACAAGGAGAAGCAGGAGTCAGAATCCCCAAAAAATCGTTTTTACAAGCACTTAGAAAAAAATGTAGCGAAACAGGAACGGTCTTAATTTGTGATGAAATCCAGTGTGGTTTTGGTAGAACAGGTAAACTTTGGGCTTTCGAACATTTTGATATAACTCCTGACATTGTAGTGGCTGCAAAAGGAATGGGAGGAGGAATGCCCATTGGTGCTTTTATGGCTTCCAAACAAATGATGGCGTGTCTTTCTGATAATCCAATTTTGGGACATATCTCTACTTTTGGTGGACATCCTGTGAGCTGTGTCGCTTCTCTAGCAACACTCAAAGTAATTCAAGAAGAAAAATTATTAGAAAATGTAGAAGAAAAACACGAATTATTTAGGCAACTATTAAATCCAGAAACTACAAAAGCAATAAAAGAATTTCGTGGTATCGGTTTGATGTTAGCTGTAAAGTTTGAGAGTTTTGAGTTCTTACAAAAAGTGATTGCTCATTGCTTAGATTTGGGTTTGCTTTCTGATTGGTTTTTGTATTGTGATAATTCTATGCGAATTGCTCCTCCTCTTATCATTACCAAAAAAGAAATAAAAAAAGCGTGCAAAATTATTTTGGAAGCTATTCGTCTAGCAGAAGAAGATGAAATTTAA
- a CDS encoding nucleoside 2-deoxyribosyltransferase domain-containing protein encodes MQHEPIRTLFSRNHDTIFPKLGVFLAGATPSEENLKTGWRRKVIQKLKEDQRLNPSMIVVSPEPETGKWADIDNKNPKTELEAVRDKQITWELQYLQLCDITAFWLPAYWTKEKSGVFDANIAPTSRLEFGYFLQEYIKNPLKRKFIVGSPEDADSIKWAKKIADIHGIKWHFLKTENKQQLVADSFIEEIATTLIANKWEY; translated from the coding sequence ATGCAACACGAACCTATCCGAACTTTATTTTCAAGAAATCATGACACTATTTTTCCAAAGTTAGGTGTTTTTTTGGCTGGAGCAACACCTTCTGAAGAAAACCTAAAAACAGGTTGGAGAAGAAAAGTAATTCAAAAACTAAAGGAAGACCAACGACTAAATCCAAGCATGATAGTTGTTTCGCCAGAGCCAGAAACAGGAAAATGGGCAGATATTGACAATAAAAACCCAAAAACAGAACTAGAAGCTGTTAGAGACAAGCAAATTACGTGGGAACTTCAATATTTACAGCTTTGTGATATTACAGCTTTTTGGTTACCAGCCTATTGGACAAAGGAGAAATCAGGTGTTTTTGATGCTAATATTGCACCTACAAGTCGTTTGGAGTTTGGTTATTTTTTGCAAGAATATATCAAAAATCCTCTAAAAAGAAAGTTTATTGTAGGAAGTCCAGAAGATGCAGACAGTATAAAATGGGCGAAGAAAATAGCTGATATTCACGGTATAAAATGGCATTTTCTGAAAACAGAAAACAAACAACAACTTGTTGCAGATTCTTTTATTGAAGAAATTGCTACCACACTTATTGCTAACAAATGGGAGTATTAG
- a CDS encoding DUF2851 family protein: MNEQFLHYIWKFQYFDKSNLLTEEGEELQIISAGIHNHDAGADFEDAILKIGSKAKNTQWQGTIEIDTYGFNWESHHHATNEAYENVILHVVWKNPKEVFTKKGSKIPVLVLENRIDERLWLTYQEFLRNEHKIPCQGYWEEENKDNDKIELIPSFEKMMNRTLSERLIRKSRHVLSLLERNGYDWEETSYQILLEHFGFKKNNAPFLQLAKELPFKIIKKHSNQIFQIEALFYGMAGFLTTENEKLIIDNFSNAKSYDTQSEVDVELESDIEEEKRYFQNLQREFRFLSHKYSLQGKEVNSVQWKFLRLRPSNFPTVRIAQVIGLLSQQNHLFSVILNATKLKDFYSFFETDLPSYWKTHYHFAKKNKEGSLNSNLGKDAQQNLIINVVVPIRIAHSLYRQKEDNLAKKWLNELKAEKNNIIKLYKPLEKTKDSDFKIKTAAQSQSLLELYSQYCNPKKCLSCEVGREVLNQ; encoded by the coding sequence ATGAACGAGCAATTTTTACATTATATATGGAAATTTCAATATTTTGATAAGAGTAATCTATTGACAGAAGAAGGAGAAGAACTACAAATCATTTCAGCAGGAATTCATAATCACGATGCAGGAGCAGATTTTGAAGATGCTATTTTGAAGATAGGAAGCAAAGCAAAAAATACACAATGGCAAGGAACAATAGAAATCGATACCTATGGATTTAATTGGGAAAGTCATCATCATGCTACCAATGAAGCCTACGAAAATGTGATTTTACACGTTGTATGGAAGAATCCGAAAGAGGTTTTTACAAAAAAAGGTTCAAAAATTCCTGTTTTGGTGTTAGAAAACAGAATTGATGAGCGTTTGTGGCTGACATATCAAGAGTTTTTGAGAAACGAACACAAAATTCCATGTCAAGGTTATTGGGAGGAAGAAAATAAAGATAATGATAAGATAGAATTAATTCCATCTTTTGAAAAAATGATGAACCGAACACTTAGTGAGCGATTGATTCGTAAATCTAGGCACGTACTTTCACTTTTAGAACGTAATGGTTATGATTGGGAGGAAACAAGTTATCAAATTTTGTTAGAGCATTTTGGTTTCAAAAAAAATAATGCGCCCTTCCTACAACTTGCAAAAGAATTGCCTTTCAAAATCATTAAGAAGCATTCAAATCAAATCTTTCAAATAGAAGCTCTTTTTTATGGAATGGCAGGATTTTTAACAACGGAAAATGAAAAATTGATAATTGATAATTTTTCAAATGCAAAAAGCTATGATACTCAAAGTGAAGTAGATGTAGAACTAGAAAGTGATATTGAAGAAGAAAAACGTTATTTTCAAAATCTACAAAGAGAATTTCGTTTTTTATCACATAAATATTCTTTGCAAGGCAAGGAAGTCAATTCAGTGCAATGGAAGTTTTTAAGGTTGCGACCTTCTAACTTTCCGACTGTTCGAATAGCACAGGTTATTGGACTTTTATCGCAGCAAAATCATTTATTTTCTGTTATATTAAATGCCACAAAATTAAAAGATTTTTATAGTTTTTTTGAAACTGATTTGCCTTCTTATTGGAAAACGCATTACCATTTTGCCAAGAAAAATAAGGAAGGGAGCTTAAATTCTAACTTAGGTAAAGATGCACAGCAGAATTTGATTATTAATGTAGTTGTTCCTATTCGGATAGCGCATAGTCTGTACAGACAAAAAGAGGATAATTTAGCAAAAAAATGGCTCAACGAACTTAAAGCAGAGAAAAATAATATTATAAAACTCTACAAACCTTTAGAGAAAACAAAAGATTCTGATTTCAAGATAAAAACGGCTGCTCAATCACAATCTTTATTAGAGTTGTATAGTCAATATTGTAACCCCAAAAAATGTCTTTCCTGTGAAGTGGGACGAGAAGTTTTAAATCAATAA
- a CDS encoding SDR family oxidoreductase, with protein MNGSNANFKGKNILIIGASSGIGHALAKQLENQGATLFTASRTKPEGINSTHTELDITGEIDNLQIPDELHGLVYCAGSINLKPFARLKMKDFENDLQVNVLGAVKVIQHSLKALKKADTSSIVLFSTVASKVGMNFHASIATAKSAVEGLAQSLAAELASQKTRVNVLAPSLTDTPLAKSLLSTDDKREASDKRHPLGRVGTAEDLASAAAFLLSDESTWITGQILGVDGGMGKVKLV; from the coding sequence ATGAACGGAAGTAACGCAAATTTTAAAGGTAAAAATATATTAATCATTGGCGCAAGTTCTGGAATCGGACACGCACTTGCCAAACAACTTGAAAATCAAGGTGCTACACTTTTTACAGCTTCACGCACTAAGCCAGAGGGAATAAATTCTACACATACAGAACTGGACATCACAGGAGAAATTGATAATTTACAAATTCCTGATGAGCTTCATGGATTGGTGTATTGTGCAGGAAGTATAAATTTAAAGCCTTTTGCACGTCTGAAAATGAAGGATTTTGAAAATGATTTGCAAGTAAATGTACTTGGAGCAGTAAAAGTAATTCAGCATAGTTTGAAAGCATTGAAGAAAGCAGATACAAGTAGTATTGTTCTTTTTAGTACAGTTGCCTCAAAAGTAGGAATGAATTTTCATGCGAGTATCGCCACAGCAAAATCTGCCGTAGAAGGTTTGGCGCAGTCATTAGCTGCCGAATTGGCTTCACAAAAAACGAGAGTAAACGTACTTGCTCCATCACTCACAGATACACCACTTGCAAAATCGTTATTATCAACAGATGATAAAAGAGAAGCGTCTGACAAACGTCATCCACTAGGAAGAGTCGGAACAGCCGAAGATTTGGCTTCTGCTGCTGCCTTTTTATTATCCGATGAAAGCACTTGGATAACAGGACAAATACTAGGAGTAGATGGTGGAATGGGAAAAGTGAAACTTGTCTAA
- a CDS encoding DUF6132 family protein, translated as MNILNKQKLVIIGATVGAIVGFFYWKEVGCLTGSCAIKSVWYNMTAYGLLMGGLFGSIIQGQFQKKK; from the coding sequence ATGAATATTCTAAATAAACAAAAACTTGTTATTATTGGCGCAACAGTAGGCGCAATTGTTGGCTTTTTCTATTGGAAAGAAGTCGGCTGCTTGACTGGAAGCTGTGCAATAAAATCAGTTTGGTACAATATGACAGCTTATGGACTCCTTATGGGAGGACTTTTTGGCTCAATTATTCAAGGACAATTTCAAAAGAAAAAGTAG
- the rsgA gene encoding ribosome small subunit-dependent GTPase A, translating into MKGLILRSTGLWYDVLADDNHRYKGRLRGKLRLNTDRVTNPIAVGDRVEITLEDKDENTVLIEKIEKRTNYINRQSPKKDGFAHTIAANLDQAIVVVTLAMPRTSAGFIDRFLVAAEAFRIPGVLIFNKTDLLSKEELFVQEKMMQRYEQIGYTCMAISATEDEDITKVSTILRDKVSLVSGHSGVGKSTLLNRLSPEITQSVQEVSDYTEKGLHTTTFAEMFEIFENTFVIDTPGIKELGLMNMEKSEISHYFPEMRELLNKCKYDNCLHLREPQCAVIAAVENGNIAKSRYNSYLSMMDNDDNRR; encoded by the coding sequence ATGAAAGGACTCATTTTGCGCTCAACAGGTTTATGGTACGATGTTTTGGCAGACGATAATCACAGATATAAAGGTCGTTTGCGTGGAAAGCTACGCTTGAATACAGACAGAGTAACAAATCCAATAGCCGTTGGCGATAGAGTAGAAATAACGCTGGAAGACAAAGACGAAAATACGGTTTTGATAGAAAAAATAGAGAAAAGAACAAATTATATCAACCGTCAATCTCCTAAAAAAGATGGTTTTGCTCATACTATTGCAGCCAATCTTGACCAAGCAATTGTGGTTGTTACTCTTGCTATGCCTCGCACTTCGGCAGGATTTATCGACCGTTTTTTGGTAGCAGCAGAAGCATTCAGAATCCCAGGGGTTTTGATTTTTAATAAAACAGATTTGCTTTCAAAAGAAGAACTATTTGTTCAAGAAAAAATGATGCAACGTTATGAGCAAATTGGTTATACCTGTATGGCAATTTCTGCAACAGAAGATGAAGATATTACAAAAGTCTCAACTATTTTGAGAGACAAAGTATCTCTAGTTTCAGGTCATTCAGGCGTAGGAAAATCAACTTTATTGAATCGTCTTTCTCCAGAAATTACTCAAAGTGTACAAGAAGTATCAGATTATACAGAAAAAGGTTTGCACACCACTACTTTTGCAGAGATGTTTGAGATTTTTGAAAATACCTTTGTTATTGATACTCCTGGTATTAAAGAGTTAGGACTTATGAATATGGAAAAATCAGAAATCAGTCATTATTTTCCAGAAATGAGAGAACTTTTAAATAAATGTAAATATGATAATTGTCTTCATTTGAGAGAGCCACAATGTGCTGTTATTGCAGCCGTAGAAAATGGGAATATTGCAAAAAGTAGATACAATAGCTATCTTTCTATGATGGATAATGACGATAATCGTAGATAG
- a CDS encoding DUF4129 domain-containing protein: MKTIFKKTIFSLLILLTFSISLHSSISYAQDEKTTEKQIKVKEFDNKKWNELRDGIKYAEEIEQEKEESTNDSSFNWPSIDWSFLAGLKYVLIGLVVALLALALVWFFTKGVLFGNKKTKLEEEQAAFLTEENLEKVEFGYLEQALEKALLQKNFRMAIRIHYLWLLKVLYEKELINWKKDKTNHAYITELAKKSSQESATSFRKLTLWYEKAWYGETNIDENDFRTVETYFIDFRKTHQDIAA; encoded by the coding sequence ATGAAGACTATTTTTAAAAAAACTATTTTTTCTTTACTAATTCTACTTACCTTTTCTATAAGTTTGCATTCCTCAATTTCATATGCTCAAGATGAAAAAACAACAGAAAAGCAAATAAAAGTAAAAGAGTTTGATAACAAAAAATGGAATGAACTGAGAGATGGGATAAAATATGCTGAAGAAATAGAGCAAGAAAAAGAAGAAAGTACAAATGATTCTTCTTTTAATTGGCCTTCAATAGATTGGAGCTTTTTGGCAGGTTTGAAATATGTACTTATTGGTCTTGTAGTGGCTCTACTTGCTTTAGCTTTAGTTTGGTTTTTTACTAAAGGTGTGTTGTTTGGAAATAAAAAGACAAAACTAGAAGAAGAACAAGCTGCATTTCTGACAGAAGAAAACTTAGAAAAAGTAGAGTTTGGCTATTTAGAACAAGCTTTAGAAAAAGCATTATTACAAAAGAATTTCCGTATGGCGATTCGTATCCATTATTTGTGGCTTTTGAAAGTGTTGTACGAAAAAGAGCTTATCAACTGGAAAAAAGACAAAACAAACCACGCTTATATTACAGAACTTGCCAAAAAATCATCACAAGAATCTGCTACTAGTTTTAGAAAACTTACGCTTTGGTACGAAAAAGCATGGTATGGAGAGACGAATATTGATGAGAATGATTTTCGTACAGTCGAAACTTATTTTATAGATTTTAGAAAAACACATCAAGATATAGCTGCTTAA
- a CDS encoding OmpA family protein — MIQFTFKNIKSTTCLFGYVVLLCLYFSTSFYAQGQRRKNKNNIQLEEFRPINKSGAVYCPQITFLNIENYRYYYDPRQLKVINNLQDQINKGDDKKLSELKKALDTYIRYFGIDNFKKDLDLIWAYAQAAEKTGNQPLALELYRLLLKHHRGSAVKSQLAFDSLASPSEKPDYVPLKYYYDLIDKWQLVDTLRPPDQMGTSMGEEINSPYEEYGLAIGQTDSIIYFTSKRLLMDTINDPVRKYLPADKFDENIYKSVRLGEFGWDYPLPLKGLNTRYNEGSPCISRDGKYMAFSRCDAPDGFGDCDLYLAKWNEGDGIWDEVQNFGTSVNSTTWDSHPSFSVTGDTLFFASDRKTGFGGTDIYFTVRQGRKRWSVAQNIGPIINTQANELSPFLHPSDNILYFSSNGHLFSFGSYDIFKSYKTSRDTWCEPKNLGPFVNTKSSEYYFTIDASARLLYYARAEKEVRLMRNEPVVQDPYTNSDLYSFPLPMEAQPKAIVRFSGKVKENQTGEVFGGVVVVYDIADKIPIAPKYIDEEGNFEFELIDKKKYLLIVSGENFFRLEELFEVNGDTYREVEVQGVRQKMASSPAQQIETIQFKSIEFAPNSAGILPKMENDLHLIIDFLVEHPDFNLDIFGHTDSDGNKSINKELSLKRAESIRNYILSYGRLETNRIKAFGLGSEKPLVFPEITEEDKRVNRRVEFKLFKKDMMLANPNKENEKSKEELENEKMKNIEEEIKENENEDW; from the coding sequence ATGATACAGTTTACTTTTAAAAATATTAAATCAACGACTTGCCTGTTTGGTTATGTTGTTTTGTTATGTCTATATTTTAGCACTTCTTTTTATGCTCAAGGACAGCGAAGAAAAAATAAAAATAATATACAGCTAGAAGAGTTTCGCCCTATCAATAAATCAGGAGCAGTTTATTGTCCACAAATTACATTTTTGAATATTGAAAATTACAGATATTATTACGACCCTCGCCAGTTAAAAGTAATTAATAATTTACAAGATCAAATAAATAAAGGAGATGATAAAAAGTTATCAGAACTCAAAAAAGCATTAGATACCTATATTCGCTATTTTGGTATAGATAACTTCAAAAAGGATTTGGATTTGATTTGGGCGTACGCACAAGCAGCCGAAAAAACAGGAAATCAACCTTTAGCTTTAGAACTCTACCGTTTGCTTTTAAAACATCATAGAGGTTCAGCCGTGAAAAGTCAGTTGGCTTTTGATTCGTTGGCTTCTCCTTCTGAAAAACCTGACTACGTTCCTTTAAAATATTATTATGACCTTATTGATAAATGGCAATTAGTTGATACGCTGCGTCCACCTGATCAAATGGGAACAAGTATGGGAGAAGAAATAAATTCGCCGTATGAAGAATATGGTTTGGCGATTGGTCAGACAGACTCTATCATTTATTTTACTTCAAAAAGACTTTTGATGGACACTATAAATGACCCTGTTCGTAAGTATTTACCTGCTGATAAGTTTGATGAGAATATTTATAAATCGGTTCGTTTAGGAGAGTTTGGTTGGGATTATCCGTTACCTTTGAAGGGATTAAATACTCGTTATAATGAAGGTTCACCTTGTATCAGTAGAGACGGAAAATATATGGCTTTTTCTCGTTGTGATGCGCCTGATGGTTTTGGGGATTGTGATTTGTATCTTGCTAAATGGAATGAGGGAGATGGAATTTGGGATGAGGTTCAAAATTTTGGTACATCAGTAAATTCTACTACATGGGATTCTCACCCCAGTTTTTCGGTAACAGGAGATACACTTTTCTTTGCTTCGGATAGAAAAACAGGTTTTGGAGGAACAGATATTTATTTTACAGTTCGTCAAGGTCGAAAACGTTGGTCAGTTGCTCAAAACATAGGTCCTATTATTAATACACAAGCCAATGAGCTAAGTCCATTCTTACACCCTAGCGATAATATCTTATATTTTAGTTCGAATGGTCATCTATTTTCTTTTGGAAGTTATGATATTTTCAAGTCTTATAAGACAAGTCGTGATACGTGGTGCGAACCAAAAAACTTAGGCCCTTTTGTAAATACAAAAAGTAGTGAATATTATTTTACCATTGATGCTTCTGCACGTCTTTTGTATTATGCACGAGCCGAAAAAGAGGTTCGTTTGATGCGAAACGAGCCAGTTGTTCAAGACCCTTATACCAACTCTGATTTGTATTCTTTTCCTCTTCCTATGGAAGCCCAGCCGAAAGCAATTGTTCGTTTTTCAGGAAAGGTCAAGGAAAATCAAACAGGGGAGGTTTTTGGTGGTGTGGTTGTAGTCTATGATATTGCTGACAAGATTCCGATTGCTCCAAAATACATTGATGAAGAGGGTAATTTTGAGTTCGAACTGATTGATAAAAAGAAATACTTACTTATTGTAAGTGGAGAAAATTTCTTTCGTTTGGAAGAACTTTTCGAAGTAAATGGCGATACATATAGAGAAGTAGAAGTTCAGGGAGTTAGGCAAAAAATGGCTTCTTCTCCAGCACAGCAAATAGAAACAATACAATTTAAGTCTATTGAATTTGCGCCAAATAGCGCAGGTATTTTACCAAAAATGGAAAATGATTTGCACCTAATTATTGATTTTTTGGTAGAACATCCAGATTTTAATTTAGATATTTTTGGTCATACAGATAGCGATGGAAATAAAAGCATAAATAAAGAACTCTCCCTCAAAAGAGCCGAATCTATTAGAAATTATATTTTATCTTATGGAAGGTTAGAAACTAACAGAATAAAAGCGTTTGGGTTAGGTTCTGAAAAACCATTAGTTTTTCCAGAAATAACAGAAGAAGACAAGCGTGTAAATCGTAGGGTAGAATTCAAATTATTCAAAAAAGATATGATGTTGGCTAACCCAAACAAAGAAAATGAAAAAAGTAAAGAAGAGTTAGAAAATGAAAAAATGAAAAATATAGAAGAAGAAATCAAAGAGAATGAAAACGAGGATTGGTAG
- a CDS encoding flavodoxin has translation MAIIGLFYGTDTGNTETVSMQIREMLGEEFVDLYNFGEHDAQAIIPYEYLILGAPTWYDGELQSDWEEILPEFENIDFTGKKIAIFGLGDQWGYGEWFCDAIGMIGEVIESKGGELVGFWSKEGYDYENSKGERDNMFMGLAIDEDNQPEMTQERLNVWLPQILQEFGLEVETE, from the coding sequence ATGGCAATTATAGGACTTTTTTACGGAACAGATACAGGAAATACCGAAACGGTATCTATGCAAATTAGAGAAATGCTAGGCGAAGAGTTTGTCGATTTATATAATTTTGGTGAACACGATGCACAAGCAATTATTCCTTATGAATATTTGATTTTGGGTGCACCTACTTGGTACGATGGCGAACTTCAAAGCGACTGGGAAGAAATTTTACCAGAGTTTGAAAATATTGATTTTACAGGAAAAAAAATAGCTATTTTTGGTCTTGGTGACCAATGGGGCTATGGCGAGTGGTTTTGTGATGCCATCGGAATGATTGGCGAAGTTATCGAAAGCAAAGGAGGAGAGCTGGTCGGTTTTTGGTCTAAAGAAGGCTACGACTACGAAAACTCAAAAGGCGAAAGAGATAATATGTTTATGGGACTTGCCATAGATGAAGACAATCAGCCTGAAATGACTCAAGAACGCTTAAATGTCTGGCTTCCACAAATTTTACAAGAATTTGGACTAGAAGTAGAAACAGAGTAA